One window of Novosphingobium sp. 9U genomic DNA carries:
- a CDS encoding enoyl-CoA hydratase/isomerase family protein yields MITLERRGAVARIALDRPQAGNALNAEMGARLVEIARECDHDDTIRCVTLTGNGKHFCAGGDISLMASAGPATGATVSGLAGIVHQTVSYLARMRKPLLTVVNGPAAGAGLGLALLGDIVIAAPSAHFSMGYPAIGLTPDGGATWLLPRLIGLRRAQEMTLTNRRVGAEEALAIGLITELAADEATLTTRSDAIAQQLVAQPVAAVGTVRSLLLESYGRSLETHLEYESRGIAAAAAGREGQEGLRAYLEKRKPDFTSC; encoded by the coding sequence GTGATTACATTGGAGCGGCGCGGTGCAGTTGCACGGATTGCGCTCGACCGGCCTCAAGCCGGAAACGCCCTCAATGCCGAGATGGGTGCTCGTCTAGTGGAGATCGCTCGCGAATGTGACCATGACGATACCATCCGATGCGTGACACTGACAGGCAACGGTAAGCACTTTTGTGCCGGTGGCGACATTTCATTGATGGCGAGTGCTGGACCGGCCACCGGAGCAACGGTCAGCGGCCTCGCTGGCATCGTGCACCAGACGGTGTCGTACCTGGCGCGCATGCGCAAGCCGCTGCTAACCGTTGTGAACGGACCCGCTGCTGGGGCTGGGCTGGGCCTAGCCCTTCTGGGTGATATCGTCATCGCCGCGCCTTCGGCCCACTTCTCGATGGGCTATCCCGCCATTGGCCTCACGCCGGATGGCGGCGCGACCTGGCTCCTGCCACGCCTAATAGGCCTCCGTCGTGCGCAGGAGATGACTCTGACCAATCGCAGGGTCGGTGCCGAGGAAGCGCTTGCCATAGGCTTGATCACAGAGCTTGCCGCCGACGAGGCCACCTTGACGACCCGAAGTGACGCAATCGCCCAGCAGCTCGTGGCGCAGCCGGTAGCAGCGGTGGGTACGGTCCGGTCTCTCTTGCTCGAGAGTTATGGTCGGTCATTAGAAACACACCTTGAATATGAATCCCGCGGCATTGCAGCTGCGGCAGCGGGTCGTGAAGGCCAAGAGGGACTGCGAGCCTATCTCGAAAAGCGTAAGCCCGACTTCACCAGCTGCTGA
- a CDS encoding IclR family transcriptional regulator, which produces MKTLPNVGGEQYAPWDIEDIDKSTRSIKSAERTLALFELFSLHQKALTIGEICRALDIPQPSVTMLVRNLVKMGYLEHDRGARTYIPTIRIMLLGSWLHRLAGRKGDMEAHLDALMNATEETTIIGIQNGIYSQYVSAQLPNQPTRLEIQSGMLRPMPRTAVGRALLSRKTDAEIALILRRYNAEVDASLRYTLPEFMDLMNQIREDGFAQTMGDMTGGFSAIAIAIPAPIGKIPIAVGVGGPIDRITVKKTLILEALAAFSRDYNSSL; this is translated from the coding sequence ATGAAGACACTGCCAAACGTCGGAGGGGAGCAATACGCACCGTGGGATATCGAGGATATCGATAAGTCCACTCGGTCTATCAAGTCGGCTGAGCGTACCTTGGCCTTGTTCGAACTGTTCAGCCTCCACCAAAAAGCGCTGACAATCGGGGAGATCTGCCGCGCCCTGGACATCCCCCAGCCGAGCGTCACGATGCTCGTCCGAAACCTGGTGAAGATGGGTTACCTCGAACACGACCGGGGTGCCCGCACCTACATCCCAACCATTCGGATCATGCTGCTCGGCAGTTGGCTGCACAGGCTCGCAGGTCGCAAGGGAGACATGGAGGCGCATCTCGACGCTCTCATGAACGCGACTGAAGAGACGACCATCATCGGGATCCAGAACGGAATATACTCCCAATACGTCAGCGCACAGCTTCCGAATCAGCCGACCCGGCTCGAGATCCAATCGGGCATGTTGCGGCCGATGCCCCGCACTGCAGTGGGCCGAGCCTTGCTGAGTCGGAAGACAGACGCGGAGATCGCGCTAATACTGCGCCGCTATAACGCCGAAGTCGATGCCAGCCTTCGTTATACACTTCCCGAGTTCATGGATCTTATGAACCAAATTCGGGAGGACGGGTTCGCCCAGACGATGGGAGACATGACCGGAGGCTTTTCGGCAATCGCGATCGCAATCCCCGCACCGATCGGAAAAATTCCGATCGCGGTTGGAGTTGGCGGTCCGATCGATCGCATTACCGTGAAAAAGACGCTAATCCTTGAAGCGCTTGCGGCTTTCTCGCGCGATTATAACAGTTCGCTCTGA
- a CDS encoding sulfotransferase: MSNLDVNVARITREVVLDRTRVKADLSNIFEDSLGGRLDKLVNYLNEAALDAEGQSAAIETVSDLLSRRAHLLQDHIDHPEIGEEVIDSPIIVTGCPRSGTTLLNMLIGQHPDNRIPEWWETTRPSPPLGIMQPDDPRRADADQEVADLVRTDPSLLLSHPYFDEGGAAAAECEAFGALNLQVMRRTLYFRVPAFLSIDLMDDPVEYYRFHKKLLQSLQWRMPKRRWALKGVEHHVRLEALKTVYPDAKVVWVHRDPQKIFPSVFELNARLVEGTIGKPVDRKEVGARLMEVYGGQLDRATQSPLIGHPDIHHLLYADFAASPVAQIEAIYRKFDLPFDERASAAMTQWLERNKGDRHGKFSYSLEAFGLTPEALEERFGAYRQRFGIPVEGVRA; encoded by the coding sequence ATGTCGAATTTAGACGTGAACGTCGCGCGGATCACTCGTGAGGTTGTTCTCGACCGCACGCGCGTCAAGGCAGATTTATCAAACATCTTCGAAGATTCGCTGGGCGGGCGGTTGGACAAGCTCGTCAATTACCTGAACGAAGCCGCCCTCGACGCAGAGGGCCAATCAGCCGCTATTGAAACTGTCAGCGACCTGCTGTCGCGCCGTGCACATCTCCTGCAGGATCACATCGATCATCCGGAAATCGGCGAGGAGGTCATCGACAGTCCCATCATCGTCACGGGTTGTCCTCGCTCGGGCACGACCCTGCTCAACATGCTGATCGGGCAACACCCAGACAATCGCATCCCGGAATGGTGGGAAACTACTCGCCCGTCTCCACCGCTCGGTATCATGCAGCCCGATGACCCGCGACGTGCAGACGCAGATCAGGAGGTGGCCGACTTGGTCCGCACCGACCCGAGCTTGTTGTTGTCGCACCCCTATTTTGACGAGGGTGGAGCCGCTGCCGCCGAATGCGAGGCTTTCGGCGCGTTAAATCTGCAAGTGATGCGCCGGACGCTCTACTTTCGCGTCCCCGCCTTCCTTTCAATCGATCTGATGGACGATCCGGTGGAGTACTATCGCTTCCACAAGAAGCTACTCCAGTCTCTGCAATGGCGCATGCCGAAGCGGCGCTGGGCTCTTAAGGGTGTTGAGCACCATGTCCGCCTGGAAGCGCTCAAGACTGTCTATCCAGATGCCAAGGTTGTGTGGGTGCATCGCGATCCGCAGAAGATCTTTCCTTCGGTATTCGAACTCAACGCGAGACTGGTCGAGGGCACTATCGGCAAACCCGTCGATCGCAAGGAAGTGGGCGCTAGGTTGATGGAGGTTTATGGAGGTCAGCTTGATCGAGCAACGCAAAGCCCATTGATCGGCCACCCCGACATCCACCACCTGCTCTACGCCGACTTCGCCGCTTCCCCGGTGGCGCAGATCGAAGCGATCTACCGGAAGTTCGATCTCCCCTTTGACGAGCGGGCGAGCGCAGCGATGACCCAATGGCTCGAGCGCAACAAGGGTGATCGGCACGGCAAGTTCAGCTATTCGCTAGAGGCATTTGGGCTCACACCAGAGGCCTTGGAAGAGCGGTTTGGAGCCTATCGACAGCGGTTCGGCATCCCTGTCGAGGGCGTTCGAGCGTGA
- a CDS encoding CaiB/BaiF CoA-transferase family protein, producing the protein MGALDGIRIIEIAGLGPAPFAGMMLADHGAQVIRIEQPGKPGWDVDILSRSRDVLQVNLKAPEGRDIVRRLAAKSHGLIEGFRPGVMERLGLAPEVLLGDNPALVYGRMTGWGQNGPYAHAAGHDINYIAMAGALAHMGRQGEKPTPPINLVGDFGGGGMLLAFGMVTALLSACRTGVGQVVDCAMVDGTALLMAMTWSLKATQEWSDERGSNLLDTGAHFYEVYECADGNYISVAAIEPQFYAALLRVLEMDAALRETQMDRSHWPEMKARFAARFKDRSAEEWCAHPEAAESCLAPVLTMSEAARHPHNVARSTFTELAGVIQPSPAPRFSATPAAAPRASDDDRLTLSSALLREVGLEHDAIHRLQLGGVIG; encoded by the coding sequence GTGGGAGCATTGGACGGGATCAGGATCATTGAGATCGCGGGTCTCGGGCCAGCACCGTTTGCAGGGATGATGCTGGCTGATCACGGCGCCCAAGTCATACGTATTGAGCAGCCAGGCAAACCCGGGTGGGACGTCGACATTTTGTCGCGTTCACGGGACGTCCTACAGGTCAATCTGAAGGCGCCCGAAGGGCGTGACATCGTCCGCCGACTTGCGGCGAAGTCTCACGGACTGATCGAAGGCTTTCGACCGGGCGTGATGGAACGGCTTGGCCTCGCCCCTGAAGTGCTGCTCGGCGACAATCCAGCACTTGTATACGGACGAATGACAGGATGGGGCCAGAACGGTCCTTACGCCCACGCTGCGGGACACGACATCAATTATATCGCGATGGCCGGCGCTCTGGCTCACATGGGGCGCCAAGGTGAGAAGCCGACCCCACCGATAAACTTGGTCGGGGATTTTGGCGGAGGCGGCATGTTGCTCGCTTTCGGGATGGTCACCGCACTCCTTTCCGCATGCCGTACAGGCGTGGGACAAGTTGTCGATTGCGCCATGGTGGACGGCACTGCCCTGCTAATGGCGATGACGTGGTCCCTCAAGGCGACGCAAGAATGGTCGGACGAGCGTGGGAGCAACCTGCTCGACACCGGCGCGCACTTCTACGAGGTCTACGAGTGTGCGGATGGCAATTACATAAGCGTCGCGGCCATAGAGCCGCAGTTTTACGCGGCGCTGCTGCGCGTCCTCGAGATGGATGCGGCACTTCGTGAGACACAGATGGACAGGAGCCACTGGCCCGAGATGAAGGCCCGATTTGCAGCCCGGTTCAAGGATCGATCTGCTGAAGAATGGTGCGCTCACCCCGAGGCCGCAGAAAGCTGCCTTGCGCCAGTCCTTACCATGAGCGAGGCGGCCCGGCACCCGCACAACGTCGCGCGCAGCACGTTCACCGAATTGGCCGGTGTCATTCAGCCAAGCCCCGCCCCGCGGTTCTCAGCAACACCAGCGGCGGCCCCACGTGCTTCGGATGATGACCGACTTACTTTATCAAGCGCCCTGCTCCGGGAAGTTGGATTAGAGCACGACGCAATTCACCGCCTACAATTGGGCGGCGTGATCGGCTGA